One genomic segment of Brassica napus cultivar Da-Ae chromosome A3, Da-Ae, whole genome shotgun sequence includes these proteins:
- the LOC111203999 gene encoding uncharacterized protein LOC111203999, with product MAALHPPALPWNDAPLAPPGRYNLQGLMENHAFVGDAVIESAVGWLNAAQIEALLLAAEANLIPISTVPAPEETTGLFVYNTRAYNDHRMYNHVGPTSLIARQTLVHGLSFVQMGEAIGVNNNRYRKRVHRNFARFHHLAIIHYRFIGLHEL from the exons ATGGCCGCCTTGCACCCACCGGCGCTTCCGTGGAACGACGCACCATTAGCTCCTCCGGGCCGCTACAATCTTCAAGGCTTGATGGAGAACCACg cATTTGTGGGTGACGCGGTAATTGAGTCTGCTGTTGGGTGGTTGAACGCTGCTCAGATAGAGGCACTCTTGCTTGCGGCTGAGGCCAACTTGATCCCTATTTCTACGGTTCCCGCACCAGAAGAGACAACAGGTTTATTTGTGTACAACACTAGAGCGTACAACGACCACAG AATGTATAATCATGTTGGTCCAACATCTCTAATTGCAAGACAAACTCTTGTCCACGGTCTCTCTTTCGTTCAAATGGGCGAAGCTATTGGTGTTAATAACAACCGCTATCGCAAACGTGTACACCGCAACTTCGCTAG GTTCCATCACTTGGCTATTATCCACTACAGGTTCATCGGTCTCCACGAGCTTTGA
- the LOC125607023 gene encoding uncharacterized protein LOC125607023 — translation MIHVLPFGPCLFEKRERELKIDGGRRDDPQQLKKGSHSFRQRLLLWTLSSTPIIRQRLNPSLQHHEMSLLRLFETVSDDCVTLALIQIKLTDVTDPMVNEKVADRVGEDLEGVTHKVYFDIQINGSPE, via the exons ATGATTCACGTGTTGCCCTTTGGGCCTTGTCTCtttgagaagagagagagagagttgaagATCGATGGCGGAAGGCGCGATGATCCCCAGCAACTGAAGAAGGGAAGCCATAGCTTCAGGCAGAGGCTACTTCTCTGGACCCTTTCTTCGACGCCTATCATCAGGCAGAGGCTGAATCCTAGCCTCCAACATCACGAGATGTCTCTCCTCCGCCTCTTCGAGACTGTCTCCGATGACTGCGTCACACTTGCCCTCATCCAG ATTAAATTGACTGATGTTACTGATCCCATGGTCAATGAGAAGGTTGCTGATCGG GTAGGAGAGGATTTAGAAGGAGTTACCCACAAAGTTTACTTTGATATTCAGATCAATGGTTCACCTGAATGA